A single Drechmeria coniospora strain ARSEF 6962 chromosome 03, whole genome shotgun sequence DNA region contains:
- a CDS encoding hypothetical protein (related to SCJ1 protein): MLARSLGLLLLLAFVQCALCAEDYYKILGVDKSATDKQLKSAYRQLSKKFHPDKNPKDSSAHDKFVEVSEAYDVLSDASLRSVYDQHGHEGVKQHRQGNTGGGHDPFDLFSRFFGGHGHFGKTSTEPRGHNVDVRVEISLRDFYNGATTNFQWDRQHICEACEGSGSADGEVEKCSGCNGHGIRIMKQQLAPGMFQQMQVRCEFCGGRGKSIRNKCTRCHGARVERKPTTVTLKVQPGTAREARVVFENEADESPDWVAGDLIVTIAEKGPSAGENPDGVDGIFFRRKGDDLYWTEVLSLREAWMGDWSRNLTHLDAHPVRLGRSRGQIVHPGHVETVVGQGMPRWHEDGDSVYHKTEFGNLYVTYEVVLPDEMDKTMESEFWTLWEKWRHDKGVDLAADGRRASSPVAKDEL; encoded by the exons ATGCTGGCCCgcagcctcggcctgctgctcctgctcgccTTTGTCCAGTGTGCCCTCTGCGCCGAGGATTACTACAAG ATTCTCGGTGTCGAcaagtcggcgacggacaaGCAGCTCAAGTCGGCCTATCGTCAGCTGTCGAAGAAATTTCATCCCGACAAGAATCC AAAGGACAGCAGCGCCCATGACAAGTTCGTCGAAGTCTCGGAGGCGTACGACGTCCTCTCCGACGCGAGCCTCCGCAGCGTCTACGACCAGCACGGCCACGAGGGCGTCAAGCAGCACCGGCAGGGCAacacgggcggcggccacgatcCCTTTGACCTCTTCAGCCGCTTCttcggcggccacggccattTCGGCAAGACGTCGACGGAGCCCCGCGGCCACAACGTCGACGTCCGCGTCGAGATCAGCCTCCGCGACTTCTACAACGGCGCCACCACCAACTTCCAGTGGGATCGCCAGCACATCTGCGAGGCCTGCgagggcagcggcagcgccgacggcgaggtggaaAAGTGCAGCGGCTGCAACGGCCACGGCATCCGCATCATGAAGCAGCAGCTCGCCCCCGGCATGTTCCAGCAGATGCAGGTCCGCTGCGAGTTCTGCGGCGGCCGGGGCAAGAGCATACGGAACAAGTGCACCAGGTGCCACGGCGCGCGCGTCGAGCGCAAGCCGACCACCGTCACCCTCAAGGTCCAGCCCGGCACCGCGCGCGAGGCCCGCGTCGTCTTCGAgaacgaggccgacgagagcCCCGACTGggtcgccggcgacctcatcgtcaccatcgccgagaaggggccgtcggcgggcgagaaccccgacggcgtcgacggcatcttcTTCCGCCGCAAGGGCGACGACCTCTACTGGACCGAGGTGCTCTCCCTGCGCGAGGCCTGGATGGGCGACTGGTCTCGCAACCTCACCCACCTCGACGCCCACCCGgtgcgcctcggccgctcgcGCGGTCAGATCGTCCACCCGGGCCACGTCGAGActgtcgtcggccagggGATGCCCCGATggcacgaggacggcgacagCGTCTACCACAAGACCGAGTTTGGCAACCTCTACGTCACCTACGAGGTCGTCCTGCCCGACGAGATGGACAAGACCATGGAGAGCGAGTTCTGGACCCTCTGGGAGAAGTGGCGGCACGACAAGGGCGtggacctcgccgccgacggcaggagggcgtcgtcgcccgtggCCAAGGACGAGCTGTGA
- a CDS encoding Adenine deaminase, with product MASPCRTKLAIKNVRVFDGHGLTEPTTVVIEDGLIVTDAADADELDGRNGVLLPGLIDSHVHLGSEKHLRLLADWGVTTALGMGEWWPEKLPALRNRAGLTDIRSACLPATTPGSLHSKMLPIPRHATVSRPRDAAPFVRQRLAEGADYIKLIADQPGPDQATLDALVSAAHEGGKVVVAHALTFAPFAMALAAGADFITHLPRDKALDDDAVGRMLEGKPTVSIPTLTMMGRVCTPLPRSAVVRLLLQPSLLWTVVKARRHLLGRESVDNCTASLRRLHGAGVPILAGTDSNEEADSPFQIPHGESLHREMELLVEAGMSTLDVLRSATCLPARHFGLTDRGAVEAGKRADLVLLRDDPLEDIKATRSIERVWCAGVERIRS from the coding sequence ATGGCGTCCCCTTGTCGAACCAAACTCGCCATCAAAAACGTCCGGGTCTTTGACGGCCACGGGCTTaccgagccgacgacggtcgtCATCGAGGATGGCCTCATCGTcaccgatgccgccgacgccgacgagctcgacggccgcaacGGCGTCCTCCTCCCCGGCCTCATAGACAGCCACGTCCACCTTGGGTCCGAGAAGCACCTGCGGCTCCTCGCCGACTGGGGCGTCACGACGGCCCTGGGCATGGGCGAGTGGTGGCCCGAGAAGCTGCCGGCGCTGCGCAACCGTGCCGGTCTCACCGACATCCGCAGCGCCTgcctgccggcgacgacgccggggaGCCTGCACAGCAAGATGCTGCCCATCCCTCGCCACGCCACGGTGTCCCGGCCGCGGGATGCGGCGCCTTTCGTGCGGCAGaggctcgccgagggcgccgactACATCAAGCTCATCGCCGACCAGCCCGGCCCCGACCaggcgacgctcgacgcGCTCGTTTCGGCCGCCCACGAAGGCGGAAAGGTGGTCGTCGCCCACGCCTTGACCTTTGCCCCCTTTGCCATGGCCCTCGCGGCGGGCGCCGACTTTATCACCCACCTGCCGCGCGACaaggccctcgacgacgacgccgtcggccgcatgCTCGAGGGCAAGCCGACCGTCTCCATCCCGACGCTGACCATGATGGGACGCGTCTGCACACCGCTGCCCCGGAGCGCCGTGGTGCGCCTCCTGCTTCAACCATCGCTGCTTTGGACGGTGGTCAAGGCGCGCCGCCAtcttctcggccgcgagTCGGTCGACAACTGCACGGCATCGCTGAGACGCctccacggcgccggcgtgccCATCCTCGCGGGCACCGACTCCAACGAGGAGGCGGACTCGCCCTTTCAGATCCCACACGGCGAGTCACTGCACCGAGAGATggagctgctcgtcgaggcgggcaTGTCGACGCTCGACGTCTTGCGTTCGGCCACGTGCCTGCCCGCGCGGCACTTTGGCCTCACCGatcgcggcgccgtcgaggccgggaAGCGGGCGGATCTGGTGCTGCTCCGCGACGACCCCCTCGAGGACATCAAGGCCACGCGCTCCATCGAGCGGGTCTGGTGCGCGGGCGTCGAGCGGATCCGGTCCTGA